A DNA window from Alligator mississippiensis isolate rAllMis1 chromosome 11, rAllMis1, whole genome shotgun sequence contains the following coding sequences:
- the TNFAIP8L3 gene encoding tumor necrosis factor alpha-induced protein 8-like protein 3 isoform X2 has product MDSDSGELSEGELLSAAGPDYFSSKNLALQAQKKILSKMATKTMANMLIDDTSSEIFDELYKVTKEHTRNKKEAHKIMKDLIKVAIKIGILYRNNQFNQEELEIVDKFRKKLNQTAMTIVSFYEVEYTFDRNVLAELLNECKDLVHELVDRHLTPRSHGRINHVFNHFADVEFLTALYSLDGDCRPYLKKICGGINKLLDEKVL; this is encoded by the coding sequence GTCCTGATTATTTCAGCTCCAAGAACCTTGCACTGCAAGCACAGAAAAAGATCCTGAGTAAAATGGCTACCAAAACAATGGCTAACATGCTTATTGATGATACGAGCAGTGAAATCTTTGATGAGTTATATAAAGTAACAAAAGAACATACAAGAAACAAGAAGGAAGCTCACAAAATCATGAAGGACTTGATTAAAGTAGCAATAAAAATTGGAATCCTTTATCGAAACAATCAGTTCAACCAAGAGGAGCTGGAAATTGTAGACAAATTCAGAAAGAAGTTGAATCAAACAGCCATGACAATTGTCAGTTTCTACGAGGTGGAATACACCTTTGATAGGAATGTTCTTGCAGAACTTCTCAATGAGTGTAAAGACCTGGTGCATGAACTAGTAGATCGACACCTGACGCCCAGGTCCCATGGGCGTATCAATCATGTCTTCAATCATTTTGCGGATGTGGAATTTCTCACTGCCCTGTACAGCCTTGATGGGGATTGCAGGCCATACCTCAAAAAGATTTGTGGTGGGATCAACAAATTACTGGATGAGAAGGTCCTTTGa